One segment of Leptodactylus fuscus isolate aLepFus1 chromosome 7, aLepFus1.hap2, whole genome shotgun sequence DNA contains the following:
- the LOC142214352 gene encoding cortexin-3-like, with protein sequence MLLTMAGEILSTTMSTSGAALPVSSLTLEQKAAFVLVFLLFIFLGLLIIRCFRILLDPYRSMPSSTWTDYMEKDTFDYRWA encoded by the coding sequence ATGCTACTAACAATGGCCGGCGAGATTCTGAGCACCACAATGTCAACGTCAGGAGCCGCCCTACCAGTGTCTTCACTGACCTTAGAACAAAAAGCTGCCTTTGTCCTCGTGTTCCTACTGTTCATCTTCTTGGGGCTCCTCATCATACGTTGCTTCAGGATCCTCCTCGATCCTTACCGAAGCATGCCCTCGTCCACGTGGACAGATTACATGGAAAAGGACACCTTCGACTACCGCTGGGCCTGA